From the Oryctolagus cuniculus chromosome 17, mOryCun1.1, whole genome shotgun sequence genome, the window ctgggatttgaaccagcaatctgatatgggatgctggtgttacaagcagTGGTTTGACTCACTGTGCAACAAGGCCAGCCCCTGGAATTACATTTAGATCAATCCATCGTAAGTGCATTTAACACACCTAACACACCTAACCCACCTAACACACCTAACACACCTAACACACCAAACCCACCGAACACCACTGTATGCCTATTGCTTTGCAACCATTAGGATGCCAAAAAATTAGTTGAACTATCCTAAGGTAGGGATCATTGTTACAGATCAAGGGAACAGCGTCAAGAGTCCAAATATAAACTCTTACATTTCTGGCTAGTTgacttttgacaaaggtgctgaGATGATCTGATAGAAAAAGAATGGTGTTTTCAAAAGATGGGGTACTCAGATGCCAAAAGATGAATTTAGACCCTTACCTTGcatgacacataaaaattaacttaGGACACATAACACACCGACATGTAaaagctaaaacttctagaaaaaaTCATGGGAGGAATCTTTGTGACCTTGAATTAGGCAAGAAACCTAAATACAAGAGCAAAAGCACAAAAATATGATAAATTCCACTTTATCAAAATTAGAATATTTGTACTTCAAAAGGCACCATTAGGGAAAAAGAATGCTAgccagaaactgaaagaaaatgcCCTCAAATCATACAACTCACTAGGGATTTTGTGTCAGGAATAAAAGAACTTATATATCAATAATAAGGAGacaatggggccggtgccgtgactcacttggttaatcctctgcctttggcactggcatcccatatgggctccgggttctagtcccggttgctcctcttccagtccagctctctgctgtggcccgggaaggcagtggaggatggcccaagtgcttgggccactgcaccctcatgggagaccaggaagaagcacctggctcctggcttcagattggcgtagctccggccgtagcggccatttggggagtgaaccaatggaatgaagacctttcctttctccctgtctctctctctcactgtctgtaactctacctgtcaaataaataaataaaaatctttaaaaataataaggagACAAGCAACACCTGGGTGGTGGTGATCAAAAGACACggtgttggtgaggatatggagaaacaaATCTTTACATACTCTATGGCTAGTggcaatggaaaatggaagaGCTACTGGGAAAAACAGCTtggcaatttctttaaaaaaaaaacaaaaaagatttttgtgactggcgctgtggtgtagcacattaagctgctgtctgcagtgccagcatcctatagggttggagtcctggctgctccattttccttttttttttttttttttttttttttttttttttgacaggcagcgtggacagtgagagagagagacagagagaaaggtcttcctttgccgttggttcaccctccaatggctgccgcggccggcgcaccgcactgatctgaagccagaagccaggtgcttctcctggtctcccatggggtgcagggcccaagtacttgggccatcctccactgcactcccgggccacagcagagagctggcctggaagaggggcaaccgggacagaatccggcaccccaaatgggactagaacctggtgtgccggtgccacaagaaggaggattagcctagtgagctgcggcgccggcctgtttccatccagctccctgctggtgcgcctgggaaagcagtggaggatggccccagtctttgagcccttgcatccatgtgggagtcttggatgaatctcctggctccagcctagcccagtctcagccattgtggctatctggggagtaaaccagcagatgggacccccccccccctctctctgcctctccttctctgtaactctgactttcaaataagtggataaatcttaaaaaaaaaaaaaaaaaaaaaaaaaaaaaaaaaaaaaagacttatgagacgcattgaggcacagcagccaccacctgcttctcaggcatcccacgtgggcactggttcctgtcccaactgctcccctccgatccagctccctgctatggcctgggaaaagcagcagaaaatggcccaagtgtttgggcccctgccacccacatgggagacctgggtgaaggtcctggctcctggctttggcctggcccagcccttgtggctgcagccattggaggagtgattcagcagacagaagatctctgtctgtctctctttctctctctgtaactttgcctttcaaacaaataaacaaattttctaaagagagagagagagggagaaacagagagaaagagatcttccatctgcctgttcactccccaaacggcggTGACAGTCCAGACTGAGCCttgtctgaagccaagagccaggatctgcatccaggtttcccatatgggtggcaggggtccaagcacttggaccattttctgctaccttcccaggcatattaacagggaactgaattggaagtggagcagacaggacttgaaccagcaccccaatatggaatgccagcattgcagctatGTCACAAGGCAGGCcccagcaattttttaaaaagtgaaacacaACAATTTATTCCTAGGAATCCACTCAggagaaaggaaaacacacattCATAGAGACACCCACATGACTGCTTATAGCGACATTATccaaagtagaaactgaaaacCCGACGTCCATCAGTCGGTGAATGAACAAGATGCTATCTGGCTGGCACAGGTGTtgcagcacagcgggttaagtcactgcttgaggtACGCACATTccacatcacagtacctgggactgagccccacctccgcttccaatccagcttcctgctaatgtgcctgggaggcagcagaggacggccccagGGTTCCTACCATCCGTgtgagatacctggatggagtccctggctcccggcttccttTGGACCTAGCCCTGGCAAGTGCAGgcatttagaaagaaatgaactagcagatggaaagtcaATATCAGCCCCcatccccatcactctgcctctgcctttcaaataaatcttttttttttttggaatactacttagtaataaaaaagaacaaagtactGTACATGCTACATGAGCGgatgagccaaaaaaaaaaaaaaaagaaagaaagaaagaaagaaagaaagaaagaaagaaagaaagaaagaaaagatactgAGCGAAAGAAGCCAGAAGCAAAAGACCCACACTGTATGATTCTATCTATAGGAAACATCCAGAAAAGGTAAATTTATAGACAGGAAGCAAATCAGTGGTTGCCTAGAACTGAATATAAACAGGTGGGCGGGACCTTATCAGTTTGATGGAAATCTTCTGTAATTGGATTGTGGCAGTGTTTGCACAACTCTGCAAATCATTGAACTGTTTATAAAGTAAAGGGTTAAAGGGGCACCACACGTGGCTGACCAGGTAGGCTACTACTGCGGTAtccaggaagccaggagacagttaAGGACTTGAGTAGCCTCTATTTCCAGTATTGCAAAATGAGATTAATGCCCAGCTCTCTAGGGAGGAGCTGCCAAGGCACAGCGGATGTGCAGGAGCTGGATGCAAATGACGACCCTGAGGAGTtagccctctcctcccccccacaGTCTAAGGGCCTCCAGTGCAGGGAAAAGCAGTCACACAAGACTGGAAAAGTGCCATCAGCCTGTGAGTGAAAAACGGAGACTGTCACCACCAGCCGCCCCCAGCCCAAGCAGCTTGCCCCACcgctttctctgccttttgtaaACTGGAACGCTCTTTGCAGTTTACGATAGTTCATTCGATTAAGGAAAGCCATGAAGCTGTGAGGGGCGAGCCCATCAGCGAAGGTCTGGGCCCTGTCTGCCCAGCCTCGCCCAGGACGCAAGCTCTCCCGCGGCGGTGCAGGGTTAGGGCCCAACAGCGACcgcggcctgcagggggcgcccagACGCaccgcgcggccccgcccccagccacgcCCCGTCACGTGCCCACCGCGTCGCGTCACACGCGGAAGCGGCGGCCGGAGCGGAGCCGGCAGCGATGAGCGGGGAACCGGGGCCGACGTCCGCAGCGCCCTCTCCCGGGGAGGTGGAACCGGGCAGTGGGGTTCGCATCGTGGTGGAGTACTGGTGAGCGGCTCCGGCTCGAAGGGGCCCCTCCGCCCCCCACCCTGGGCGGGTCGAAGGTGGGTCTACCGGAGGCCCCTCCCCCGGAGCCCCAGCGCACTCGGCATCTCTTCTCCCCAGTGAGCCCTGCGGCTTCGAGGCGACCTACCTGGAGCTGGCCAGTGCCGTGAAGGAGCAGTATCCGGGCATCGAGATTGAGTCGCGCCTGGGGGGTACAGGTGAGGCCCGCAGAACACCTGCTGAGTCAGCCTCCTTTAAATGCCAGCCCTGCTGTATTTTATAGCTGTGACACTGGCTGCTTTGCCCAGCGGTGTGCATACACGAGGCCCCTGCCGTAGGTGAGGGGGTCGCAGACAAGGACTACGGAGAAAAACCGGTTCGGCTTGAAACGGTGCAGGGTTGGAGGGGAGGGGACGCTTTTTTGAATGCTAAAGATTCCTGAGTGGACCAAGGTTGGGGAGGACTTGAGCTACATGAGTCACTAACGGGGCTGATGGACTTTGGTATAAGCTCCCCCACACCTCTGTCCCCGGCAAAGCactccttcatttctttcataCCAGGGGCCTTTGAGATCGAGATCAATGGACAGCTGGTGTTCTCCAAGCTAGAGAATGGGGGCTTTCCTTATGAGAAAGATGTGAGTATTCCTAGGGCCAGGGGGACCCCGGGTCACCCTTGCCCACCGACTGCATCACCTGTTCACATCTCTGTCTGCTAGCTCATTGAGGCCATCCGGAGAGCCAGCAACGGAGAACCCCTAGAAAAGATCACCAACAGCCGGCCGCCCTGCACCATCCTGTGAGCGCCCGCGGTTCTGGGGGCCACTGGGAGCTCCCCCACCTTTCCCCTGACTGCGCTCCTGGCGTCCGCTCTGCCCCTTTGGATACAAGGAGGGAGTAAAGGCTCGAGGGGTCTTGAGAGCAGGAGAGGGACGCTCACTGTGGACACGAGGTCATCGCCCCTTTCCAGGAGCGGAGCCCAGGCCCGGCCCAGCCTGGCAGCACCTGTCAGATGGCACCGTAGATCTTATTTACTCCCCctcgcccccagccctgggccgggTCAGCTATGGGCAATAAAGAGGCACTACAGACACCTGTGCCAGCGAGCGTGCGTTTACGTTCAGCCTTGGGAGCGAGCGCTGGGGCACAGAGGGCAGCTGGGCCTTTGCACCACCTGGTGGGTGGGCTTTTTCTTGGGAAAGTGAGTAACACAGTAGAtactgcctcccccccccccccatcatccACTCCCCTCACCCAGAAGCAGAAAACCGCCCCATTCTGGTGGAGTGGCCTGAGCAGTTAGTTTGTCCTAAGCAAGAATCATCGGGTTGTCAAAGGGTCTTCGGATCAGAATCCCAACTTTCCGATGCCCCCTATCCAAAAGCCAGGCTCCAGGACAGCAGGCTCCTGGTCGGTCCTTGCTTTCTCAAGACTTGCAGCCACGCCCACCAGGAAGAGAGGAGCTGACTGTTGGGTGAGCTGCAGGGATGGCACGGAGTATCACCCCCACCCTGGCATGAGCTAGTGTCAGctgttttccaaaatatatttgcAAGTGGAGAAAGTGGGTGTGGAGGGAGGACCCCTCCTCCATACAACTCCCCCTGTTCCCTGGGTCcttatttcatcttttaaaaaacaagtaaaaacaaaacaagaaaagcacTCTGTACAAGGATGGGGTCTGGCTGCTGGTGCCGGCCCCTTCTCCCGGGGGCAGCACCGAGCCTGAGGGAGAGCCTGCATGGGTGGCTCGTGTCTGGCACACGCCCCCCCTCCTGGGCCCAGCTTCGCTCAGCCCTTCGGTGCCAAGCTGCTGCCTCGCGTGAggaggctgtggctgtggccccCTGCACCCTAGAACCTGGCGGTGCGGGGCTCCAGGGTCCACCAGCACTTCCCAGGGCGGGCCCTTCTCAGCCACTGGAACTCAGCAGGCAGGGAGATCCTCAGCACGGGCTCCTGGCACGGCGCAGGCTGCCCGGGGTGTGGTCCAGGGCCCTGTCCTTGCCTCGTTGTGATGTGGGCAGAAGTCAGGGCTCCCCACTCCCTGAGGGCACAGCAGGGCTTCCGCACGCTCGGCCTGTGGCTCACACCGGCACGTCCAGGCCCAGGTACTCGGGGTTCTCTGCCGTAGGGGTCCCTTCAAAGGTGCTGGGTGGGGACCCCCGCTCTGCTGGGTCCTGGTCCCAATAATAGAGGTTGTCAAAGgctgggctgaaggcaggaggaGAGTGGGGCTgaggggcagcccctccccggggTGCCAAGTACTCGGGGTTCTCCACGGCACCCCCAAAGGCAAAAACGTCTTTGACAACCCCATTCTTCCCGGGGGAGAGAGTCTTGGGCCTTTCCAGGGTGGCCCCGGCTGGCCGGGCAGGCGGTGCAGGGCCCTCCAGGGGCGAGGGGGGCTGCGGCCGGACCTCTGGCTGGTTCACATACTCTGAAAGGGCGAGAGAGGACTCAGGAAAGGATCCCAGGGGCCCCAGCGTATCCCCCGCCCACCCGATCTCCACTCAGGCCTGGAATCCATaccgggctgggggctgcaggtcaGGGGGGCAACGTAGCCGTCAGTGTCCGGGGGCAGGGGTCCTGTGGGGTCCTCACTGTACCGTTGCAGAGGGTTGGGGTCGTGTGGCGGGAGGCTCTGCAGCCCCTTGGCTGCCCCCATCCCCAGGTCGCCATCGAATACGTCGGAGCCAGCCCCTTCTGAGGGGGCCAGTGGAGACCTGGGGGGCTCCTCTTCGGTGGGCTCCAGCCCCAACGGCAGCTCACCGCCACCACTCTGGGGACAGGAGAGAAGGTCATGACCTGGGGTGGACACCCCATGAGAAGTGACTGGGTCCCGGGGCATGACACAGTCGCCACAGAGAGGATGGGGTCACGGGTTGGAGGGCAATAAGCGTCGCCCCTAGGGAGAATGGGGTCTCCatgagggagggggtgggggaacatCCAAGGGGGACTTGGTTCCCTGGGGCGGAGAGGGGAGCAAGCACAGCCCGCAGTGTGACCGAGGCACTGACCCGGGTGGACGAGCTGCGGTGCCTGCGGTGGGCTGTACCCCCAGCGCCCGGAGCAGGGTCTGGGCAGAAGAAGCCCTGCTGGGGCA encodes:
- the MIEN1 gene encoding migration and invasion enhancer 1, producing MSGEPGPTSAAPSPGEVEPGSGVRIVVEYCEPCGFEATYLELASAVKEQYPGIEIESRLGGTGAFEIEINGQLVFSKLENGGFPYEKDLIEAIRRASNGEPLEKITNSRPPCTIL